DNA from Rosa rugosa chromosome 6, drRosRugo1.1, whole genome shotgun sequence:
cccactttccgatcacattttcacatcttaaccgttcagtttttaggtcctaatgtatggatcacctctgcaaaatttcagccaatttggcgatcgttaaggcgtccaaaactgcaatttacacgaacgaaccgaatctgtcgaaccggaaccgttcgtttacattgttgtaatttgcagttttggatgccttaatgatcaccaatttggctgaaattttgcagaggtgatctatacattaggacctaaaaacggaacggttaagatgtgaaaatttgatcggaaagtgggtgaaaaccggaaattcgtacctaagaaaaactaaggacatccttagtgtagccggactgtatatatatatatatatatatatatatatactatatactttattattgttatatatatatatatatatatatatatatatatataacaataaTAAAGTATATTATAAATGAACAGAGATTAAAAGATTAATAACAACAAAAAATTACCTTTTGTGCAACTTCTGCTAATTCTGGAACTTGTGAACCATACGTTGACCACCAATCAATGGCATCCATAGTTACAGCATCTATCTGGACAGCTTGTGTAGCAAAAATACCTTTTCGCTGATGAAAAATGGCATATTGTTGACGTAATAATTCTGCTTCTTCTCGATCTTCTGATATCTTATCGAATGCTTCCATGAGGCTTGTAATCACTTCTATATCTTGATTAGGGCTCTTTCGAGTGAATCCTCCTGGTGCTTTTTTACTGAGATATGCTCTATCATAAAATCTTGGCGTCAGGGCATATCCAACACAATGGATAGGATAATTCATTTTTTGCCACCTTTGGAGCACAATCTTTTCGACTTGTGGAAAATAATTAGAGTGCGGCCCAGAACTCATAACTTCTCTTATTTCTCCAAGCATATTGTCCATCCTTTCATAAATTTCACCCATCTTTTGACCATCACCATCAcaatatttaattaaaaaatatattggCTTTGTGATATTCACTATAGCCAACACATCATCCCAAAAGTTGTCTGCCAACACAGCTTGTGTTATATTCTCCCCAAGTTTTCTTTTCTCGAGGTCTAAAGTCTTCACCCAATCTTTCCATTTTTGAAGAATTACCGTACTTGCTAGTGCTTCTTTGCAATCAATAAGTCGCTTCAACAAGATATAATGCGATGCAAATCTAGTTTTTGCAACTTTCAATAACTCCAATTTTGAATGACTTCTGAACATGGCCAAAGCATGTGAATGGTTCAAAAAGAACTTAACAATAGCTTTTCCAATATTATAAATTTGCCGAAACCACTCAAACTCTTTTGCCAAATCTTTAAAAATAAGATTCAAGGTATGAACAACACAGggagaccaaaagatatgtttATGTACCTTTTCAATCTCTCTCCCAGCAGATTCACAGTTTTTTGCATTGTCAGTGACTATCTGGAGGACATTTGACGATCCCACATCTTCTATTGCAGTAAGCATAAAGTCAGCAATCACTTCACCAGTTTTTTGTATCCCAGAAAAATCTTGAGCATAAAGAAACAACGCTCCTCTACTATTTGCAGCAATAATGTTGATAAGTGGCTCATGCTTCATGTTAGACCATCCATCTGAAACAATTGAAACACCGTGAGTAAACCATGTATCTTTAACAGGAGCTAATTCTTTTTCCAGACTTCGTTTACACTCATCAAGCAAAGTAGTTCTTGCTTTTTCAGAAGATGGAGCCTTATAACCCCTGGGTCCATGATTTATAGCTGAAATCATCTCATGAAATTGGGGATTTCTTAACACATTAAACGGAATTCCATTAGCGCACAATACTCTCATCACCTTCATATCAACAATATTTTTGTCCATAATCTTGAACATGTCATCAAGAGCACCTGCGGTGGATTTTTGCGGTTGTTGCCTCAAGATTGTTGAGCTTTTCAAAGATAAAgaaactcctttttttttcagctTCCATAACCATTCTGGGAACCCTCTCATATTCCTCCCGATTATTAATCAATGATTGACATCGACGAATCTCTGATTTTTTTCCAGGGAGATTACCAAAAAAGTGGTAGTGAATGCG
Protein-coding regions in this window:
- the LOC133716636 gene encoding uncharacterized protein LOC133716636, coding for MRGFPEWLWKLKKKGVSLSLKSSTILRQQPQKSTAGALDDMFKIMDKNIVDMKVMRVLCANGIPFNVLRNPQFHEMISAINHGPRGYKAPSSEKARTTLLDECKRSLEKELAPVKDTWFTHGVSIVSDGWSNMKHEPLINIIAANSRGALFLYAQDFSGIQKTGEVIADFMLTAIEDVGSSNVLQIVTDNAKNCESAGREIEKVHKHIFWSPCVVHTLNLIFKDLAKEFEWFRQIYNIGKAIVKFFLNHSHALAMFRSHSKLELLKVAKTRFASHYILLKRLIDCKEALASTVILQKWKDWVKTLDLEKRKLGENITQAVLADNFWDDVLAIVNITKPIYFLIKYCDGDGQKMGEIYERMDNMLGEIREVMSSGPHSNYFPQVEKIVLQRWQKMNYPIHCVGYALTPRFYDRAYLSKKAPGGFTRKSPNQDIEVITSLMEAFDKISEDREEAELLRQQYAIFHQRKGIFATQAVQIDAVTMDAIDWWSTYGSQVPELAEVAQKVLAQPVSSSSAERNWSTYSYIHNVKRNRLNAERADKLVFIHSNIRLLSRFSEGYNNGTYKRWDINPESTEVDDSPMRLEDLRWRMLDRDYVDEEESSRTKSTSSRHVPPILNAQPIRPGTHQTDISRFAKARDSSGTSK